CTGTAGTTGCTATAAATTTGGGAAATGCAACCTCGAGCACCTGGAGAGGCCAAGGGGAGCACCTTGAAGACTGTAAGTGATTCTTGGTCTCCATGTGAGAGTTTCATTGCTGCTGAAGGCTGCTGGTGAGTACTGGAGACCACTGTTGTATTTGTCTGCTGCACTCATGAGCATCCTTGCTGAAGGAGCAGTCAGCAGTTACAACTGCTCTATTATCAGCTGATCTGCTGATAAGGCCGCAGCACATGTCTTGGCATTGGCAGACTTGCATTCATCTCAGGATGTTCTCTTCCCATTTTTGGATGATTGCTGTAATCCAGCTGCCCCTCCATAAAGTACACTCTTTGGTACTTATTACATTGAGGATGCCTCTTATTTTAGCAGCTAAATTTTAtcagaaaagggagggaaagctCATCACTTGCACTGATCTTTTGGATTCAAGAGTAACATTACTTTGTCTTAGTGGATggtggaaggaggaaggaagtcAAAGTAAGGAACTTGTGGCTGAGTTTGTTCACAAGCTGGTGGCCAAACTGTGGGGAGAGAAATGTGGAAATGGGTGTGTGCCTGAGTGTAGCAACCCTGTTTCACAAGGACACTCTTCAAAttccctcctcccttctgcATAAATAACACATGCCAGCTTGCCTGGGCTTTCCTACCTGGAAATATGTGTGTCTAGAGGATTTGAAAACATTGCAGGAGTATGAGGTCATTAAAACTTGAACTCTTGTCTTTTTCAGTCAGATGTAATGTAGAAATTCATTCCTAATGTCACACTTGAGAAGTGGCAGAAGCCCTCCACAGTACTCAGGCACTATGGTTTCTGTTGTAGTTCCCTCTGAATCAAAAGTTGCTCTACCCCCTGTTTATCTAATTTTGAGTCACTCCAGTATTGTTTGTGTCgtttttttgttttagcaaCAACTAGCCCCAGACCATGTTTTTCTGATGTGATTGCTATAGATTAGTCATACATCAGCTGATCCAGTAAGTGTCATTTATACTCGTGTTTTAtacacatatgtgtgtgtgtgtgtgcatgcatacACTCAGGTACTTCTGTGTGTCTTTCTCAGGCTGCTATGAATGGTGAAGCTCTCAGGAAACATTTTATATTGTAGCTGACATGTGAGTTGACATTTTGATCCAGTAACTGGAAACATTTCATATGTTTCCTTTCTAGATACAGCTGTGCACTTTCCAGGAGGGATATGGTTGGCTGCTATATATAAAAATAGCGTAATTCTAAATtcaaaagtaattattttgagatttttagCCAGAAACAGTTTTTTGGTCATTTTAAGTAGCTCAGCTTAACTTAGAGTCAGGATAATGTACTCTTGATAAAAGCAAAGTtaaattaagaaaggaaaaaagacaactttaaggaaggggaaaaaaaagtagctgTAATAGTTAATAAAAACTGGCAAGTTTAAATGTATATTGGAAAGCAGGTAGCAATATATATAGAATATTACAGTCAGGAAAGCAGATGACAGTGacatctgctttctgttttaGTACTGGCTGATGAGTTTAGCTGGTATATTTTATCTGCATGACCCTGGTTGTGCATGGAGCATGATGAGCAGCTGAGGCAGGCTGTGTTGGACTGTCCTGGGCAGTTATCAGAATTGAGCAGAAACAGGATGGGAAAGAATCAAAGACTAAAAAGATAACATGCTTGTGCACTTGAAATACCCTCTTTCTTGGTAGGAGACTTCATCCCCTATGAACTACTGGGATGTTGCTCAGGACTAGCAAGTTTTATGTTATCAGCAAGAAGTTGTATTTTAAACAGCAATTTTACAACCTGCTAGCTGCTGCTCATTTTCATCAAGTGTGATGGCATCAGCAAAGCATCACAGCTGCTTCTGAGTAAAACACAGTGAGCAACTTGAATAGCTCCTAGGAACAGGAATTGAAAAAAACATCTGTCTGAATGAAATTAATGCAAGTCCATCGTGGAGACTGAATCTAATGAAGCCAGTGGGAATTTGGTCAGATTTCAAGCCCAAGTCTGGCTAACTCACATTTGCAAGAATGATTTATGCCACTGTTACTTTAATCTTGTTGCTATATGGGAAATTAGTGCTGCTTCCAATGGCCTAAGTACTTTCTTTAGAAGCAATCTGCCCACGTAAGTGACTCAGGTTTGCAGCGCTGGATGGAGCTGCACTGCGATGCTCCAGAGACACTGAATGTCTGCCTGTCTGTGGAGGTTTACACAAACCACACTGCAtgagtgtatgtgtgtgtttgttgcCACAGGAAAGGCTCAGTAAACAACTGCTCACTGCTTTGTGTCCTCATTCTGCCATGGAGGTTAGTCCACCACTACCTTGCAGGGCCACAAATGAAGCACAAAAAGTAATGAAAGAAACCTTGTGCCTAATGCAATAAATTTCTTATAAGGTTGAAAGGAAGTTGGTTGTGCAGATCTGCCTTGTTTCAGAAAGAGACAAATGCTGAAATGTTCAGTAAgattctttttcatcttttggtAGGGAAGTGCCATTTGGAAGAAGATTGGTCACTTTTTGAGGTGAAATTGAATGAATTAAAATAGTTCTTCTacttaaaatattcacatttatatataaatagtAAATACTCAAAAGCTAGTTTGTTTTTTGATGTTGCTctttatttgcctttaaaagatacattaataaattaaaagtaCCTAGAAGTGACAGAAGTAGCAAGACATAAGCCCGCAAGTACAATACAACACAATCTAAGAAAGTAAGCAAGAATGTCCCCAGGAAAAGCTAGAAGCGTTGTAAATAAAGCTTTCGGAATTGGCTGGTGACCAGAGAACATCTCAGCTGAGACAGCCTCACTCCGTGGtgtcatttttcctgctgttcagGGGATAGCTCAGGCTGGTGGAGTGTTCTCCTCTTGCATCTGTTATGCCCTGCTCATCAAGGCATGTTTCTAGCTTGCAAAGCACTTCAAAatgtcacacagagcaggacaTCTCCCCCATTTTTGGTGCTGATGAATTTAATGATTGTATCCAGAACAGGCTGCATGTCTACCAAACTCAGGAGGCACAAAGGCAACTTaactgcagtttttattttgggCACTTCCCAGTCGATCTGTACTCTGTCACATGGAGTCTGTGAAAATGACACTCGGAGAAAACGAGAGAGGGTTAGAAGCTGTTGGAAGCTCAGGATGATTCCTGTTGCAAATGTGGTAGCCACAGTTTGTGAGATGAGAATCACTGACTGTATTTTATCTCAATGTTCAAAGCTATCACCTGGGGTAACTAAAGTAAAATATGCATTATCTGTCTGTCTAGTTTTCTCCCTACCCCTCCCAAATGTAATAGGGCTACGTAGGCCTGCTCAGAAGTCATGATAAGATTGTTAGACTAAAGAAAACTATTTGATTAAACCTACAGAGATAGCCCAAACCCTCAAATTACCTCAGTGATTAATGTAAAAGTGCTATAGTAACTACAGTCTGATGAGTAGCAGCAGCAGTCATGCAGTCAGAATACATGCAGAGAAAGTAGTCAACAGCTGTAACTATTACACCACAAAGGAGATATGagagatgcttttttttctttctgtttctcatttccTACTTAAAGAAATCCTGATTCTGACTGATTCCCTGTTCAGTCACTGGGTCAGAACCTCAGCTCTGTAGATCAGTGTGGCTTCAAGGGGTCATGACAGGTTATGTCAATGAAACAGCAGGTCTTATGCCTGTATATTCATTTTACtgaagaaatattaataaagagAATATAGAGATTTCCTGATTTTACATGTCAAAAACATGTTACAGACATCAAATTAATTGTTTCATTAAAGGTCTGGGAATAGctagtttaaaaattaatttacttattCATTTACTtatttccagctgggattttccAAAGAGATTAGGGCACTTCAGTCTGCAAATCACACTGGAAGTCAGGGACAGACTTTGATTTCCGATTTCCTGAGGGTCCTTCATAAATCCCATGTTCAGGAGTTCATAGAGGGAAAAGTAGTCAGCAATGGAGGAGGCCAATAAGGAGTAAACATTGATAGGAAAGCCATGCTATTAAGTTTATCTGGAAGGTTGAGTAGAGCCAAGAggtttagtttccctgggcagctgccagTCCAAACTGACATTTCCTCTCATCTCTCAGCATCTGGCCTTGTGcttcaaaaaacttcttccgGCCAAGTGTGCAAGCACAGGAGCCATAAGGAGTTTCCACTGGAACCAGAACCTGAGGGGGGTGAGCACAAACACAAAGGTTATGTTTGAGACAGGGATAGACTAGCAGAAAATCCAGCTGTTCACCTCCTTAATAAAATCATGCCCAGACCTTTTCTCCCTCCTATGAACACCAGTGGCAGATGCTGACACTATCACAAGTAAAAGTGGATCTATAATGTCCACCTGAAGAAGGGAAAGGATAGGACAGCACAGTAGCAGAATCACAAGACTTTGGAGGGAGACTAGAGCATAAACAGACTATAGACTGTCGATGTCAATGGAATAAcccaatttttctctttcatgtgAGGGTAACCTAACAGACTTTCAGCTGGACCTAGCTGGCAACTAGAGTAGCTGTGGAGGGAGGAGCAAATACATCTCACCCCCTACCTCTTGCCCTCTGCCTGATCCCAGGCTTGTACCTCATCCACTATTGGACCAGTCTGGAATGCCACAGTGCATTCTGCTTGGTAAAATGCACAGGTTGACATTATAATTGAGAGTCAAATTCAGTGGAGAAAGcaggaataatttttcagaGACAGTCTCTGTTACAGGTCCTTTTAATGTCCAGATTATTCCACTTGATCTTTAGCTTTTATCAATAACACAAAAAGACAATTATTTATCCTCCTTTTGTAATCAGTTTAAGTCTTTTTAGAGGTAATGTGGAGCTTTTACTCGGACTGGGAGAAAGTTTGGTCACTTTAATTTGGTTTTATGTAGTACTGCTGCTATGCTTTGAGGCTGGTATTTCTAAAGAGGGCAGTCAAGTTGTATTTGAAGCATTTACTTACTTCTTTGTCATTGGTCAAGCCTAGATTCTTCATGTCTACAACATTATAAAAAGTGTTGTTCAAGACGGCTTCTATGACCTGTACCTGAAACCATGAAAATGGATGAGACAATGAATTAGAGCAGCTTTTCAGTCAACAGCCTGGCAGGCTTTTCACTGTATAAAAAGGAACAATGCCACTCCCCCAGTACAGTTGATCAAATGCAATCTAGTGAACATGTGTGGCACACCTTTCACTTTTATTCAAGTGCTGCCAAGAACTGAGTGATGTTCTCCCCCATTGTGTTCCCAGTCTTAGAACTGACAGAGAAAATAACAGTCTCATGTTGGTCTCCTCAGTGGTGCAATTAACATTCACTATTGTTGAAGTAAAACATCATTAGGAGGAAAGAAGATACCTGTGGCACTCTGGAAAGGACAAGCATCTGGATACAGTTGACAGTTTTCTGGTAAGAGGGTGAATATTCCCCACAGTCAGGTGGTCCAGCAAAGGCTTCAAGGATACATTCACGGATTTTCTTCCTAGAGGTAACACAGGTTCTTACTAAACCTTGTATCAGCTGTCTCTGCTTAGATCTGTAATGCTCTGCtgtggggtggtttttgtttatattttgcaTGTCTTTTCTTACAAATATATAGCCCATGGGATTTTATGGAGGAACAAGTTGTCCTTTCACCCAAATTCTGTTTCCTCTCTCCACCCCTGCCAGAAATATAATTAacaaaaagggtttttttattctcctaAAGTGTTCTGTACTGAACACTGAACTGTTCATTTGAATCCTGTCCAGTGATGTACCCTTAGAGAGAGAAGTACCCCTAAGACATGCCTCTCACCCCTCGTAACAAGAGCTGATTGCTGTCACTGAGACCTGTGAGTGGCTGGTGCATAGCAGCTGTGGATCTGGCCCTTAGACCTTCTGTATTGTATAGAGGGTCTTTGTGAGTATAGATTGGGAAATTAATATTACTTGATATAACATATACCATATGCAGTTAAAGTCAAAATCCTTGCATTCGCCGTATGACCATTTGCAGAAGAGCTCTCCACATAGAATCCTGTCATGTCTTTCAGGAAGTGTGGTGTGTTCATTCTTATAGAAGCCTTCAAAGCCAGACTGTGTTGTCTTCATAAGTTTCAGGTCCTTAATTCCCGCAAAGACAATCAGAGGACCTGTGAttgaaaattgcaaaaaaaaatatgagcTTCTTttcacacaaagaaagaaacctttGGGTGCATACTTGCATTGACAGCTCAAGTGCCAGAAAGC
This sequence is a window from Motacilla alba alba isolate MOTALB_02 chromosome 8, Motacilla_alba_V1.0_pri, whole genome shotgun sequence. Protein-coding genes within it:
- the LOC119703904 gene encoding uricase-like isoform X2; the protein is MSQVTIQDLEVLNCEYGKNTIKFLRLHKEGKKQFVKEVEVCAHLRLTSAQEYLEGNNSLVIPTDTIKNIVLVLAKKNGIPSLEQFAIDICNHFMTTFCQVAYVKAYVQEVPWQRLHEDGVPHIHSFICVPDGIRFCEAEQCRNGPLIVFAGIKDLKLMKTTQSGFEGFYKNEHTTLPERHDRILCGELFCKWSYGECKDFDFNCIWKKIRECILEAFAGPPDCGEYSPSYQKTVNCIQMLVLSRVPQVQVIEAVLNNTFYNVVDMKNLGLTNDKEVLVPVETPYGSCACTLGRKKFFEAQGQMLRDERKCQFGLAAAQGN
- the LOC119703904 gene encoding uricase-like isoform X1, encoding MFHWHSTAFLYYCHVFSLQIQDLEVLNCEYGKNTIKFLRLHKEGKKQFVKEVEVCAHLRLTSAQEYLEGNNSLVIPTDTIKNIVLVLAKKNGIPSLEQFAIDICNHFMTTFCQVAYVKAYVQEVPWQRLHEDGVPHIHSFICVPDGIRFCEAEQCRNGPLIVFAGIKDLKLMKTTQSGFEGFYKNEHTTLPERHDRILCGELFCKWSYGECKDFDFNCIWKKIRECILEAFAGPPDCGEYSPSYQKTVNCIQMLVLSRVPQVQVIEAVLNNTFYNVVDMKNLGLTNDKEVLVPVETPYGSCACTLGRKKFFEAQGQMLRDERKCQFGLAAAQGN